The following are from one region of the Paenibacillus sp. JZ16 genome:
- a CDS encoding TioE family transcriptional regulator — MHYYKPKDIAKELQISTSALRHYESWGVVPPPARNEKGYRLYTQMHMAYFRCLRAMFPGFGYAVTYDVIRHIQKREMDEALWLVNGEQVKLLQEKNIADETLALLENPELNIIKDKKLKPHMTIGEVAELTNVESSAIRHWEKEGLITPDRNPENGYRLYTPSQVRQILLIRSLRRTVYYLESIKEIIQAVEHQSIEQAQKMVREALSVIHQRNLQQYNGIHKLMELCMEVGLLEFNDAALLKPILTFNPDRE, encoded by the coding sequence ATGCATTACTACAAGCCGAAAGATATCGCCAAAGAGCTGCAAATCAGCACGAGTGCTTTAAGGCATTATGAATCTTGGGGAGTGGTACCCCCTCCTGCCCGGAACGAGAAGGGCTACCGTTTATACACGCAAATGCACATGGCTTACTTCCGTTGTCTGCGCGCCATGTTTCCGGGCTTTGGGTACGCGGTTACTTATGATGTGATTCGCCACATTCAGAAGAGGGAGATGGATGAAGCCCTCTGGCTCGTGAATGGGGAGCAGGTCAAACTGTTGCAGGAAAAAAACATTGCAGACGAAACGCTTGCCTTGCTCGAGAATCCCGAACTTAACATCATCAAGGATAAAAAGCTCAAACCCCATATGACAATCGGCGAGGTCGCCGAACTGACCAACGTGGAATCGTCCGCCATCCGTCACTGGGAGAAGGAAGGCTTGATCACCCCGGATCGAAACCCCGAGAATGGATATCGGCTGTATACCCCGTCGCAAGTCAGGCAGATTTTGCTGATCCGCTCGCTCAGGCGGACCGTATATTACTTGGAGAGTATCAAGGAGATTATTCAGGCCGTGGAGCATCAGAGCATTGAACAGGCCCAAAAAATGGTTCGCGAAGCGTTGTCCGTCATCCATCAACGGAATCTGCAGCAATACAACGGCATTCATAAATTGATGGAGCTGTGCATGGAGGTTGGCCTGCTGGAGTTCAACGATGCGGCGCTTCTGAAGCCGATTCTAACGTTTAACCCGGATCGGGAATGA
- a CDS encoding serpin family protein: protein MRKRMIFSGLCLLMGLTACVQGSDIQSGEPQAMVDKLPKVKELSAEERKEVLTKIDTGMVEAQNDFGLRLHQALANNPEYKSDNLIISPYSVTQALALAYNGTAGGTAAEMSDVLGWKGMNVADINDGNRQLRSLLENGGGVVLNVANSVWHQPGLEMKKTYLQAVKDSYRAEVKEADLLHADAMDAINRWVNDKTSGMIPSIYDKPPGGVAVLINAIYFNGGWTDEFDPANTVDEEFTLSDGTTQKIPMMKREGRYGYKEGESWQAIRIPYGDGRMHMLVILPKESSSMDELQQQLWKDASVWKGDFPHETIQLGLPKFKVEQTFELPNALQSLGMIQAFDRNAADFSAMAADGEKFWIDKIKHKTVVDVSEKGTEAAAITAVGIETTAALTSQPIVMNVDRPFFFAIEDRDTGTWLFMGSVLKP, encoded by the coding sequence ATGCGAAAAAGGATGATATTCTCGGGCCTATGTTTACTTATGGGGCTTACCGCTTGCGTTCAGGGCAGCGATATCCAGTCAGGGGAACCGCAAGCCATGGTGGATAAGCTGCCCAAAGTGAAGGAATTGTCGGCTGAGGAACGTAAAGAGGTATTGACCAAGATTGATACCGGCATGGTGGAAGCGCAGAATGATTTTGGCTTACGATTGCATCAGGCGTTAGCGAATAACCCGGAGTACAAAAGTGATAATCTGATTATTTCCCCGTATAGCGTTACGCAAGCTTTGGCACTGGCCTATAACGGGACAGCGGGCGGTACGGCCGCCGAGATGTCCGACGTACTTGGTTGGAAGGGCATGAATGTGGCTGATATCAACGATGGGAACCGCCAGCTGCGATCATTGCTGGAGAACGGGGGAGGCGTCGTGCTGAATGTGGCCAATTCCGTTTGGCACCAGCCAGGCCTTGAGATGAAGAAGACGTATTTGCAGGCCGTTAAGGATAGCTATCGTGCTGAAGTTAAGGAGGCCGACTTGTTGCATGCCGATGCAATGGATGCCATAAATCGGTGGGTGAACGACAAGACGAGCGGCATGATTCCTTCGATATATGATAAGCCTCCGGGCGGCGTTGCGGTTCTGATCAATGCCATTTATTTTAACGGCGGGTGGACGGACGAATTTGATCCGGCGAATACCGTGGATGAAGAATTCACGCTTTCTGACGGCACCACTCAAAAAATTCCGATGATGAAGCGGGAAGGACGATACGGTTACAAAGAAGGGGAGTCCTGGCAGGCGATCCGCATTCCTTATGGAGATGGCCGCATGCATATGCTGGTCATCTTGCCGAAGGAATCCTCATCCATGGATGAGCTGCAGCAGCAGCTGTGGAAGGATGCGTCCGTCTGGAAAGGTGATTTCCCGCATGAGACCATCCAGCTTGGGCTGCCCAAATTCAAGGTGGAACAGACCTTCGAGCTCCCGAATGCGCTTCAAAGTTTGGGGATGATTCAGGCATTCGACAGAAATGCAGCTGATTTTAGCGCCATGGCAGCCGATGGAGAGAAATTTTGGATTGATAAGATAAAACACAAAACCGTAGTTGATGTCAGCGAAAAGGGAACAGAGGCTGCTGCAATTACAGCAGTCGGGATCGAGACAACTGCTGCTCTGACCTCCCAGCCGATCGTCATGAATGTTGACCGCCCTTTTTTCTTTGCCATTGAAGATCGGGACACCGGCACATGGTTATTTATGGGGTCTGTTTTGAAACCTTAG
- a CDS encoding sulfate ABC transporter substrate-binding protein, giving the protein MRILNMKRTSFLLVGMALLFSFFMAGCASDSPDREEVISRAGERTIVLGAYSVARDALSEIIPAFQAQWKEQTGETIRFQESYEASGTQARAITGGFEADVTLLAMEGDVDKLVREGLVDPEWKSQPYNGMVTRSIVVLGTREGNPKGIRDFDDLTRSDVKVLYPNPKTSGGAQWDINAIYGAGLKLSEENGKRDPAEAKAFLEAVHRNVESLDKSGRASMAAFEYGVGDVIVTYENELLARIAQGVQYDIVVPQHTMLIENPAAVVERFAEKHGTLDVSAAFVEYLRTPEAQSIFVKYGFRPVEESVYEQTKDQFSNPPGLFDIEYLGGWDQVRETLYSKRGVWYQVLAGL; this is encoded by the coding sequence ATGCGGATCTTAAATATGAAACGCACCTCATTCCTGCTGGTTGGCATGGCGCTTCTCTTCAGTTTTTTTATGGCAGGATGCGCCAGTGATTCGCCGGATCGCGAAGAAGTGATATCCCGAGCGGGAGAGAGAACGATCGTTCTGGGCGCGTACAGCGTGGCCAGAGATGCCCTGTCCGAGATCATCCCTGCTTTTCAAGCGCAGTGGAAGGAGCAGACGGGAGAAACCATTCGGTTTCAGGAATCCTACGAGGCTTCCGGAACACAAGCTCGTGCCATCACGGGCGGATTTGAGGCCGACGTAACGCTGCTTGCCATGGAAGGGGATGTCGACAAGCTGGTTCGGGAAGGGCTTGTGGACCCGGAGTGGAAATCTCAGCCGTATAACGGCATGGTGACACGATCGATTGTCGTTCTCGGCACGCGCGAGGGAAATCCGAAAGGAATACGGGATTTTGACGATCTGACCCGATCGGACGTCAAGGTGCTGTATCCGAATCCGAAGACCTCGGGCGGCGCCCAGTGGGACATTAACGCGATCTACGGCGCGGGGCTGAAACTATCGGAAGAGAACGGAAAGCGTGATCCTGCCGAAGCGAAAGCTTTCCTTGAAGCGGTTCACCGCAATGTGGAATCGCTCGATAAAAGCGGGCGGGCTTCCATGGCGGCTTTTGAATACGGGGTCGGCGACGTGATCGTCACGTATGAGAACGAGCTGCTCGCCCGGATTGCCCAAGGCGTCCAATATGATATCGTTGTGCCGCAGCACACGATGCTGATCGAGAATCCGGCTGCAGTCGTCGAGCGTTTCGCTGAAAAACACGGCACGCTGGATGTATCGGCAGCTTTCGTAGAGTACTTGCGCACGCCGGAGGCGCAGAGCATATTCGTGAAGTATGGGTTCCGTCCAGTTGAAGAATCGGTGTATGAACAGACGAAGGATCAGTTTTCCAACCCGCCGGGGTTATTCGATATCGAGTATCTGGGTGGATGGGATCAGGTGCGCGAGACGCTGTATTCCAAGCGCGGAGTCTGGTATCAGGTGCTGGCCGGTCTATGA
- a CDS encoding TIR domain-containing protein — translation MTIPKPNLFIGSSREAIKYARAIHEQLKRSAQVTPWYGGTFGANLYTMEALEKQLASSDFGVFVFSPDDVALIRGKHVFVTRDNTLFEMGLYWGRLGRRRVYCIIPDQVEADSSSVQDVIVKDYHLLSDLQGLTLLEYELRSDDDYKSAVDVACGHILSAIETEGFYNNPSTVIEQKDAELRRKQSVLHFFWEYNRNVHVSDEAEKYHALSEAVRNSLLPPAAGDFRVTGAAFWGRRDEGIAQIGGNVGRGRYFPFDGSKEHSPSNQSIYVIDVYNSGKWAFYHEEEVAQVYVFCYPLGVNHVLSVHFTGHEILTDEDLAEVVEQNRELLRTIRHLVGGDSS, via the coding sequence ATGACCATACCGAAGCCGAATTTATTCATAGGTTCTTCCAGAGAGGCCATCAAGTATGCAAGGGCGATCCACGAACAGCTCAAACGGTCCGCCCAAGTGACACCTTGGTACGGCGGAACGTTCGGGGCGAACCTGTATACGATGGAAGCTTTGGAGAAGCAGCTGGCGTCCAGTGATTTTGGTGTGTTCGTCTTTTCTCCGGATGATGTGGCACTCATTCGAGGCAAACATGTATTTGTTACCCGCGACAACACGCTATTCGAGATGGGACTGTATTGGGGAAGGCTCGGGCGGCGAAGGGTGTACTGCATCATCCCGGATCAGGTGGAGGCAGACAGCAGTTCCGTTCAAGACGTGATCGTTAAGGATTACCATCTACTCTCCGACCTGCAGGGCTTAACGCTGCTCGAATATGAACTGCGAAGCGATGACGATTACAAATCAGCCGTCGATGTCGCTTGCGGGCATATACTGAGCGCGATCGAAACCGAAGGGTTCTACAACAACCCGAGCACCGTGATTGAACAGAAGGATGCGGAACTGAGGCGCAAGCAAAGCGTGCTGCATTTTTTCTGGGAATATAACCGAAATGTGCATGTGAGTGATGAAGCGGAAAAATATCATGCACTGAGTGAAGCTGTCCGAAATTCCTTGCTCCCGCCGGCTGCAGGGGATTTCAGGGTGACCGGGGCCGCCTTCTGGGGCCGAAGAGATGAAGGCATTGCCCAAATTGGGGGTAATGTAGGTAGAGGACGGTATTTCCCGTTCGATGGGAGTAAGGAACATTCGCCAAGTAACCAGTCGATTTACGTGATAGATGTCTATAATAGTGGAAAATGGGCATTTTATCACGAAGAGGAAGTTGCGCAGGTGTATGTGTTCTGCTATCCTTTAGGTGTAAATCATGTATTGTCCGTGCATTTTACGGGACATGAGATTCTTACGGATGAAGATCTCGCGGAGGTTGTAGAACAGAATCGTGAGCTGCTTCGTACCATCAGGCATTTAGTTGGAGGGGATTCGTCGTGA
- a CDS encoding GNAT family N-acetyltransferase, whose amino-acid sequence MQKIRLEGSNVTLRSRKPEDTPVLYNLIYGTKNPEWKKYDAPYFSLKQISYEIFETQWNADFETDQFPSDLLIEAEGKTIGIVTFYWEHEASRWLEAGILIYDPSHWSGGYGTEALSLWVECLFQNLTIARVGITTWSGNPRMMRCAEKVGMQLEGRMRKCRYYEGVYYDSIRMGILREEWEARKLSV is encoded by the coding sequence ATGCAAAAAATTCGCCTTGAAGGCAGCAATGTGACGCTAAGATCCAGGAAACCCGAGGATACCCCGGTTCTATATAATCTGATCTATGGCACGAAGAATCCGGAATGGAAAAAATACGACGCTCCTTATTTCTCGCTCAAGCAGATTTCCTACGAAATATTTGAAACGCAGTGGAACGCCGACTTCGAAACCGATCAATTTCCGAGTGATTTGCTCATCGAAGCAGAGGGAAAGACGATTGGCATCGTCACGTTCTATTGGGAGCATGAAGCCTCACGCTGGCTGGAAGCGGGCATCCTGATTTACGATCCGAGCCATTGGAGCGGCGGATACGGCACGGAAGCGCTGTCGCTATGGGTGGAATGCCTGTTTCAAAATCTCACCATCGCTCGTGTCGGCATCACCACCTGGTCCGGCAATCCGAGAATGATGCGCTGCGCGGAGAAGGTTGGCATGCAGCTCGAAGGCCGTATGCGAAAGTGCAGATATTACGAGGGCGTTTACTACGATTCCATTCGCATGGGCATTCTGCGCGAAGAATGGGAAGCGCGGAAATTGAGCGTGTAG
- a CDS encoding sulfate ABC transporter permease subunit, producing the protein MRRLWIGLTYAVFIILLIIPLSRIAIGAFDKGLSGFAEGLFRPEALHALMMTGLIVVFVTFFNALFGIMMALYLVRANWLSRKIKGILNSIVDLPYAVSPVIGGLMIVLLLGPDSIIGGFFEGIGFKVVYAFPGMVIATLFVTFPLMVREVMPVLQEIGNDQEQAAATLGAYEWTTFRKVTWPSIRWAVVYGLVLTVARSLGEFGAVLVVSGNIMNKTQTATTLVYQDVENFNVAAANGVALVLAAFSVGLLLLMEWAKKRKDVH; encoded by the coding sequence TTGAGACGTCTGTGGATCGGACTTACGTACGCCGTATTTATTATTCTGTTAATCATCCCCCTGTCCCGAATTGCGATCGGTGCGTTTGATAAAGGGCTGAGCGGGTTTGCCGAAGGTTTGTTCAGGCCGGAAGCCTTGCATGCCCTGATGATGACGGGGCTTATAGTGGTATTCGTTACGTTCTTCAATGCGTTGTTTGGCATCATGATGGCGTTGTACCTGGTACGGGCGAATTGGCTGAGCCGAAAGATCAAGGGCATTCTGAACAGCATTGTCGATTTGCCCTATGCGGTATCGCCGGTCATTGGCGGTTTGATGATTGTACTGCTGCTCGGACCCGACAGCATCATCGGCGGTTTTTTTGAAGGGATCGGGTTTAAAGTGGTATATGCTTTCCCGGGTATGGTAATCGCCACACTGTTCGTCACGTTTCCGCTCATGGTTCGTGAGGTCATGCCTGTATTGCAGGAAATTGGAAATGATCAGGAACAGGCGGCAGCGACGCTGGGGGCTTACGAATGGACAACGTTCCGAAAGGTAACATGGCCTTCCATCCGGTGGGCTGTCGTATATGGCCTGGTACTCACGGTGGCCCGTTCATTGGGCGAGTTTGGTGCGGTGCTGGTGGTGTCCGGTAATATCATGAATAAAACTCAGACGGCGACAACGTTAGTATATCAGGATGTGGAGAATTTTAACGTGGCTGCGGCGAATGGCGTCGCATTGGTATTGGCTGCCTTCTCGGTAGGACTCTTGCTGCTGATGGAATGGGCCAAAAAAAGAAAGGATGTGCATTGA
- a CDS encoding metal-dependent hydrolase — MMGRAHLIISTGVTLSVMGMSGVPVTLPAAAVALVSALLPDIDEPNSLLVRKALPSGLLRILQLAMIGAAIFVVFYGKEYAPWNVALAGLIGVVSYLPSRTLRHIVMFLIGLGLISFGQGFSPWNTIAGSVLIAGSLVTHRGLTHTVYAAAGWTGLLYFASQGKIGGESLWFAGGLSYSIHLLADALTNRGIRPLPPFKWRIKLKIMSTGSKWGRTVENACIVLTLVLVWYVFMASS, encoded by the coding sequence ATGATGGGCAGAGCTCATTTGATTATTAGCACAGGGGTCACGTTATCCGTCATGGGCATGAGCGGAGTGCCTGTCACATTGCCGGCTGCCGCAGTGGCTTTGGTTAGCGCGCTGCTTCCCGATATTGACGAGCCCAACTCTCTGCTGGTGCGCAAGGCGCTTCCTTCCGGGTTGCTGCGAATCCTACAGCTGGCCATGATCGGCGCAGCCATCTTTGTTGTCTTCTACGGCAAGGAGTATGCCCCATGGAACGTCGCCCTGGCCGGACTGATCGGGGTGGTTTCGTACCTGCCAAGCCGGACCCTGCGCCATATCGTCATGTTCCTGATCGGTCTCGGACTGATATCATTTGGGCAGGGCTTCAGCCCGTGGAACACGATCGCAGGCAGCGTGCTTATTGCAGGCTCCTTGGTGACCCACCGGGGGTTAACCCATACCGTCTATGCCGCTGCCGGATGGACGGGCCTGCTGTATTTCGCGTCGCAGGGCAAGATCGGCGGGGAAAGCCTATGGTTTGCCGGCGGTTTATCCTACTCCATTCATTTGCTTGCAGATGCATTGACCAATCGCGGAATCCGCCCGCTTCCTCCGTTCAAATGGAGAATTAAACTGAAAATCATGAGCACAGGAAGCAAATGGGGACGCACGGTAGAGAATGCCTGCATTGTGTTAACGCTGGTCCTCGTTTGGTATGTGTTTATGGCCTCCTCTTGA
- a CDS encoding MBL fold metallo-hydrolase, with product MGVPRVYCDCEVCTEARNTGINRRLRSAVMVECDETCFMIDCGPDWRSMMEELGKRKMSDMLITHAHFDHIGGLPEWSDACRWQREKGRLYAPAEVLEQIVRQYPWLPRQMEMTPVDDGFSLGGWEISCWKVNHGQNGYSYAYRFQKDGYVWVYNSDSINLSPAEKEPLNGVDLLVLGTSFVHETAKFETRSVYDMKEAAELLAEVKPRQTVYTHMSHDVDVRKELPLPEGVRVARTGMTVSLSK from the coding sequence ATGGGCGTTCCGCGGGTATATTGCGATTGTGAGGTATGCACGGAAGCCCGGAATACGGGGATCAATCGGCGTTTGCGCTCTGCCGTTATGGTGGAGTGCGATGAAACGTGCTTCATGATCGACTGCGGCCCGGATTGGCGCTCCATGATGGAGGAGCTGGGAAAGCGGAAGATGAGCGATATGCTGATTACGCACGCCCACTTTGATCATATCGGCGGTCTTCCGGAATGGAGCGATGCCTGCAGATGGCAGAGGGAAAAGGGACGGTTATACGCCCCTGCCGAGGTGCTGGAGCAGATTGTAAGGCAGTATCCATGGCTCCCGCGACAGATGGAGATGACGCCAGTCGATGATGGATTTTCACTGGGCGGTTGGGAGATTTCCTGCTGGAAGGTAAACCATGGACAGAACGGATATTCTTATGCATACCGGTTTCAGAAGGACGGGTACGTCTGGGTATACAATTCCGACTCGATTAATCTGAGCCCTGCGGAAAAGGAACCGCTGAATGGCGTGGATTTGCTGGTCCTCGGAACCAGCTTTGTTCATGAAACCGCCAAATTTGAGACGCGCTCCGTCTATGATATGAAGGAAGCGGCAGAGCTGCTCGCCGAGGTGAAGCCTCGCCAAACGGTGTATACCCATATGTCTCATGACGTCGACGTTCGGAAGGAGCTGCCTCTTCCGGAGGGAGTCCGCGTGGCGAGGACAGGGATGACCGTGAGTCTAAGCAAGTGA
- a CDS encoding DMT family transporter, which translates to MNRSRIADLSLLLVAMMWGSTFLIVQHAVRVFPPMAFNSVRFLGAALLLAWIITLFYRSQWKLITGKMLLHACLLGLFLFIGYAFQTAGLLYTTTSNTGFITGLSVVLVPFISYALLRHSISKFTWISALLAVAGLYLLTFTESGMSLNKGDLLVLVCAIGFALHIGYTGVYAGRYPALLLAALQMAVVGILSLAASALTEHVGNVTNLMGKLTQPNVLWALAVSIGPTSAFAFWIQTVCQKYTTPSRVAIIYATEPVFAALTGILFAGERLTLIGGIGCLCILAGMMIAELKSAPQKVQ; encoded by the coding sequence GTGAATCGCTCACGAATTGCCGATCTCAGCCTGCTTCTGGTGGCCATGATGTGGGGATCTACGTTCCTCATCGTTCAGCATGCGGTCCGCGTGTTCCCGCCGATGGCTTTCAATTCAGTCCGCTTTCTGGGAGCGGCCCTGCTCCTTGCATGGATCATCACCCTCTTTTACCGGAGCCAGTGGAAGCTAATAACCGGCAAAATGCTGCTGCATGCTTGCCTGCTGGGTCTTTTTTTATTTATAGGGTACGCGTTTCAAACCGCGGGCCTTCTGTACACCACCACGTCCAATACAGGCTTCATTACCGGCTTGTCCGTCGTGCTGGTCCCTTTCATATCCTATGCTCTGCTAAGGCACTCCATCTCCAAATTCACCTGGATCAGCGCTTTGCTTGCGGTGGCAGGGCTGTATCTGCTTACCTTCACCGAATCCGGCATGAGCCTGAATAAAGGGGATTTGCTGGTGCTCGTTTGCGCCATCGGTTTTGCGCTCCATATCGGTTACACGGGCGTTTATGCCGGGAGATACCCTGCTTTGCTGCTGGCGGCGCTCCAGATGGCTGTCGTGGGGATATTGAGCTTAGCGGCATCTGCGCTAACCGAGCATGTCGGCAATGTGACCAACCTGATGGGGAAGCTGACCCAGCCGAACGTGCTGTGGGCGCTGGCTGTATCCATCGGACCTACCAGCGCATTCGCCTTCTGGATCCAAACCGTCTGTCAAAAATATACGACGCCGTCCAGGGTGGCCATCATCTATGCAACGGAGCCGGTATTCGCCGCGCTGACCGGAATCCTGTTCGCGGGAGAGCGGCTTACGCTCATCGGCGGCATCGGTTGTCTATGCATTTTGGCAGGAATGATGATTGCGGAATTGAAGTCTGCGCCACAGAAGGTACAATAG
- a CDS encoding GNAT family N-acetyltransferase: MMNVHITEEFPQNQEYMDLKAAAGLPEVEISAIATALNRSVLSLLARDDNDRLIGMGRVVGDGAFYFQLVDIMVADSHLDQGVEEMIVSELLSRLAKIAPSGAEVTVITDVPGIKLYQHAGFKLLYPDRYGMARSV; encoded by the coding sequence ATGATGAACGTGCACATAACCGAGGAGTTTCCACAGAATCAAGAATACATGGATCTAAAAGCAGCTGCAGGGCTGCCTGAGGTTGAGATTTCGGCCATAGCAACAGCGCTAAACCGCAGCGTGCTGTCCCTTCTGGCCAGAGACGACAATGACCGGCTGATCGGGATGGGAAGGGTCGTAGGGGATGGCGCTTTCTATTTTCAACTGGTGGATATTATGGTTGCGGACTCCCACCTTGATCAAGGGGTTGAAGAGATGATCGTGTCCGAGCTGCTCTCCCGGCTGGCAAAAATAGCGCCAAGCGGAGCCGAGGTCACCGTCATCACCGACGTGCCCGGAATCAAGCTGTACCAACATGCCGGCTTCAAGCTGCTGTACCCTGATCGATACGGCATGGCCAGGTCTGTGTAA
- a CDS encoding Cof-type HAD-IIB family hydrolase, with protein sequence MTTYKLMAIDIDDTLINDDKEVTPGVQQALEQAVAHGVVVTLATGRAYASAQAIARQTGLNVPIITYQGALIKNLLDEKVLYERFVPVDAAVKLYEYCVEHNLHLQTYIDDKLYAREENQKLIDYCALNRTPYYIEPDFMKMVQQPTPKMLIIDDPDYLDELIPVFRELLGDDMHITKSKPHFLEFMHKEGTKGHALTFLADHFGCDLKETIAVGDSWNDHEMLEAAGLGVAMGNAIEPLKAIADYVTLGNNEDGVKHVIDKFVLNQG encoded by the coding sequence ATGACAACTTACAAATTGATGGCCATCGACATTGACGATACCTTGATCAATGACGATAAGGAAGTAACCCCCGGCGTCCAGCAGGCGCTTGAGCAAGCCGTAGCCCACGGTGTCGTTGTGACACTGGCAACCGGGCGTGCCTATGCGTCCGCTCAAGCTATTGCGCGTCAAACCGGACTCAACGTTCCCATTATCACCTACCAGGGCGCCCTGATTAAAAATCTGCTCGACGAGAAGGTTCTCTACGAACGCTTTGTACCCGTCGATGCAGCCGTGAAGCTGTATGAATACTGCGTAGAGCACAATCTCCATCTGCAAACCTACATCGATGACAAGCTGTATGCCCGTGAAGAGAATCAGAAGCTGATCGATTACTGTGCCCTGAACCGGACGCCGTATTACATCGAGCCTGATTTTATGAAAATGGTTCAGCAACCGACCCCGAAAATGCTCATCATTGACGATCCGGACTATCTGGATGAACTGATCCCTGTATTCCGTGAGCTGCTGGGCGATGACATGCACATTACCAAATCCAAACCGCATTTTCTGGAGTTCATGCATAAGGAAGGCACGAAGGGACATGCGCTCACCTTCCTTGCCGATCATTTCGGCTGCGACCTCAAGGAAACCATCGCTGTCGGAGATTCCTGGAACGATCACGAGATGCTGGAAGCCGCCGGTCTTGGCGTCGCTATGGGCAATGCGATCGAGCCGCTTAAGGCGATTGCCGATTACGTTACGCTTGGGAATAACGAAGACGGCGTGAAACATGTCATTGATAAATTCGTGCTCAACCAAGGTTAA
- a CDS encoding sulfate/molybdate ABC transporter ATP-binding protein — protein MHVEVRDLNKHFGTFHAVKDVSFEIEKGHLIGLLGPSGGGKTSILRMLAGLENPDSGQISFHGQVVNDLPPQERGIGFVFQNYALFKHMTVFDNIAFGLKVKKTPKAIIRDRVMELVELTGLKGFESRYPHQLSGGQRQRVAFARALAPEPQLLLLDEPFAAIDAKIRQELRSWLRELIERVGITSIFVTHDQDEAIEVADEIMIINQGRVEQKGTPWDIYKEPKTPFVASFIGESTVISSAAELKGFEAAANKNATRALIRPEYIEIGSKHDFSVLSATETGIVRHLHFRGSEWLVEVEVKGHKLITYRSLEKETLYPGQEVRVLVHRAYLFNEEHSWIEENRLKVDPMPIMI, from the coding sequence ATGCATGTGGAGGTTCGCGATCTGAACAAGCATTTTGGTACGTTTCATGCCGTCAAGGATGTCAGCTTCGAGATTGAGAAGGGACATCTGATTGGACTTCTGGGGCCCAGCGGAGGCGGCAAAACCTCCATCCTGCGCATGCTGGCCGGGCTTGAGAATCCGGACTCCGGGCAAATCTCCTTTCATGGCCAAGTGGTTAATGATCTGCCGCCGCAGGAGCGCGGAATCGGCTTTGTATTCCAGAACTATGCCTTGTTTAAGCATATGACCGTGTTTGATAACATCGCTTTCGGCTTGAAGGTGAAGAAGACTCCCAAGGCCATAATCAGGGACCGGGTAATGGAATTGGTGGAGCTGACCGGCTTAAAAGGTTTCGAGAGCCGCTATCCGCACCAGTTATCGGGCGGACAGCGTCAGCGTGTAGCCTTTGCCAGAGCGCTGGCGCCCGAACCGCAGCTGCTCTTATTGGATGAACCGTTCGCTGCCATCGATGCGAAGATCCGCCAGGAGCTTCGCTCCTGGCTTCGCGAGCTGATCGAGCGGGTCGGCATTACGTCGATTTTTGTTACGCATGACCAGGATGAGGCGATTGAAGTCGCGGATGAAATTATGATTATTAATCAGGGGCGCGTGGAGCAGAAGGGAACGCCTTGGGATATTTACAAGGAGCCGAAGACGCCGTTTGTCGCTTCATTCATAGGCGAATCCACCGTGATTTCGAGCGCGGCCGAGCTGAAGGGATTTGAGGCAGCGGCTAACAAGAATGCGACGCGTGCGCTGATTCGTCCGGAATATATCGAGATTGGAAGCAAGCATGATTTCAGCGTGTTGTCCGCAACGGAGACGGGGATCGTCCGTCATCTGCATTTCCGCGGCAGCGAATGGCTGGTGGAGGTGGAGGTTAAGGGACATAAGCTGATCACCTACCGTTCACTGGAGAAGGAAACGCTGTACCCGGGTCAAGAGGTCCGGGTTCTCGTTCACCGGGCTTATCTCTTTAATGAAGAGCACAGCTGGATCGAGGAGAATCGATTGAAGGTCGACCCGATGCCAATTATGATCTGA